A part of Odontesthes bonariensis isolate fOdoBon6 chromosome 23, fOdoBon6.hap1, whole genome shotgun sequence genomic DNA contains:
- the LOC142373917 gene encoding carbonic anhydrase 4-like → MKLHSCYLTGRRRHTCASKMTWFVVAAVAVCVLVPSSHCASATVDWCYHNSSCNDATWSTIAAPFCNGTRQSPINIVSASATGNPNLTAFTFEKYDDRSVLDKIENTGNTVKVAIKTGVKVSGGDLSESYDSLQFHLHWGNGASVPGSEHTVDGKHYPMELHIVNSKSSLNRNTTLAVADSTGLAALGFFIEVMSGNATGQPASWKKLTSYLSKIPLSGNSAKIELAISLDDLLEGVDRTKYYRYLGSLTTPSCNEAVVWTVFKDPIRVSKDLIDLFSTTLRISNNTSSPLMVNVFRNVQSAQPVTTQHSGCGSITASMTSYFLGLALSFMLARSWN, encoded by the exons ATGAAGCTTCACAGCTGTTACTTGACAGGGAGGCGACGCCACACTTGTGCATCAAAG ATGACGTGGTTCGTTGTAGCTGCAGTTGCTGTGTGTGTCCTTGTACCCAGCTCTCACTGTGCCTCAGCCACAGTCG ACTGGTGTTATCACAATTCGTCTTGCA ATGATGCCACCTGGTCAACCATTGCGGCTCCGTTTTGCAACGGCACGCGCCAGTCGCCCATTAATATCGTCTCAGCATCAGCCACAGGCAACCCCAATCTAACCGCGTTCACCTTCGAGAAGTACGACGACAGGTCCGTCCTGGACAAGATCGAAAACACTGGCAACACAG TAAAGGTAGCCATCAAGACTGGTGTTAAGGTTTCTGGAGGAGACCTGTCGGAGTCCTATGACAGCCTGCAGTTCCACTTGCACTGGGGTAATGGCGCCTCTGTCCCTGGTTCTGAGCACACGGTGGATGGCAAGCATTACCCCATGGAG TTGCACATTGTAAACAGCAAGTCATCCCTTAATCGGAACACAACACTGGCTGTAGCAGACTCCACAGGACTTGCTGCTCTTGGCTTCTTCATTGAG gtGATGTCTGGCAATGCAACTGGTCAACCTGCCAGCTGGAAAAAATTGACTTCCTACTTGAGCAAGATTCCTCTAAGTG gcAACTCTGCTAAAATTGAACTTGCGATATCTCTGGATGACCTCCTGGAGGGAGTGGATCGCACCAAGTACTACCGTTACCTCGGTTCTTTGACCACCCCGTCCTGTAATGAGGCTGTGGTTTGGACTGTGTTCAAGGATCCAATCAGGGTCAGCAAAGATCTG ATTGATCTCTTCAGCACAACACTGCGCATCTCGAACAACACGTCATCACCTTTGATGGTTAATGTCTTCAGAAATGTTCAGTCAGCACAGCCGGTCACAACGCAGCATAGCGGCTGCGGCAGCATTACTGCCAGCATGACAAGCTACTTTCTGGGTCTGGCCCTAAGCTTCATGCTGGCCAGGAGTTGGAACTAA